A genomic region of Caenorhabditis elegans chromosome V contains the following coding sequences:
- the tag-120 gene encoding Transmembrane BAX inhibitor motif-containing protein 4 (Confirmed by transcript evidence), with protein sequence MEQGYGATTAQDDPDGKYNLHFSSQTVRAAFVRKVFMLVTIMFAITAAFCVIPMVSEPFQDWVKNNFWVYFIAIIVFLVVAIALSCCGNLRRQFPVNIILLTIFTLSAAVMTMFVTACYNVQSVLICLCITTVCSGSVIIFSMKTKSDLTSKMGIAFMLSMVLFSFGIFALIFTLAFNWQFLYSVYSGLAALLMMFYLAIDVQLLMGGRKYELSPEDYIFAAMEIFLDILNIFLMLLNIFGRGR encoded by the exons ATGGAGCAAGGATATGGAGCCACAACAGCTCAAGATGATCCAGATGGAAAGTACAACTTGCATTTCTC aagtcAAACAGTCCGGGCGGCCTTCGTCAGAAAAGTGTTTATGCTTGTCACAATTATG tttgcCATCACAGCAGCGTTCTGTGTAATTCCTATGGTATCAGAACCGTTTCAGGATTGGGTTAAGAACAACTTTTGGGTATATTTCATTGCGAT aattgtatTTTTGGTTGTTGCAATTGCGTTGTCTTGCTGTGGTAATTTGAGAAGGCAATTTCCAGTCAATATCATTCTTCTCACTATTTTC ACTCTCTCGGCAGCAGTCATGACAATGTTTGTTACTGCTTGTTATAATGTTCAATCAGTTTTAATTTGTCTATGTATCACCACAGTATGCAGTGGATCAGTCATTATTTTCTCGATGAAAACGAAATCAGATTTGACGAGCAAAATGGGAATCGCTTTCATGCTTTCAATGGTTCTTTTCTCATTTGGAATCTTTGCACTCATCTTCACTTTGGCATTCAATTGGCAATTCCTTTATTCCGTTTATTCTGGACTTGCTGCTCTTTTAATGATGTTCTATTTGGCTATTGATGTACAACTTCTGATGGGTGGTCGTAAATATGAATTATCACCAGAAGATTACATTTTTGCTGCGATGGAAATCTTTTTGGACATTCTGAATATCTTCCTGATGCTTCTCAACATCTTTGGAAGAGGTCGTTAG
- the F40F9.10 gene encoding tRNA(Phe) (4-demethylwyosine(37)-C(7)) aminocarboxypropyltransferase (Confirmed by transcript evidence): MERTSSLRRKTSDGVLAKASNFGQMLEDVRKLALSKSLWDDEMQRDLPKKWEKHGDMIVFPQNTFTHINWRYIGRELWAVVAQSLNVARVGRKRLIDEERTPHVDLLLGADAWVDYVDERGIKFCYDATKRVFENSKKAEMKRISKWSCQGQTIVDMYASLGYYTLTFLVSCEAKQVVAIDWNDEILESLIRSAQVNNVDDRLLVIHGDCRRVCPDQTADRVYLGLLPSCRAHWLAACKALKPEGGIVHINEILDMTEKKKTPQKTEKVEKKVVAEKKKKPADGKEKTDKDAAPKKKKVLRQKTLPVLSAVHEDSKPEVESTSIPTAPESDEPSENNSETNGTEGGQKKKKFSRSASIVEEMENRVLPEVKIWKEYENEGWARLTDRHREFAKDCADSCTRFLNNIHLSDLMYSVTVVNMIRYGEVSKGKEHIVLELLCCQQDASAEHLISKFTSENLKS, encoded by the exons ATGGAGAGAACGTCCAGTTTACGACGGAAGACGAGTGATGGTGTCCTGGCAAAAGCATCAAACTTCGGCCAGATGCTCGAAGAT GTCAGAAAGTTAGCATTGAGCAAGTCGTTGTGGGACGATGAAATGCAGAGAGATTTGCCAAAGAAATGGGAAAAGCATGGAGATATGATTGTTTTTCCACAGAATACATTTACCCATATCAATTGGAGATATATTG GTCGTGAACTGTGGGCAGTTGTTGCACAATCTCTTAATGTTGCTCGTGTTGGCCGAAAAAGGCTGATTGATGAGGAACGTACTCCTCATGTTGATCTTCTTCTTGGTGCAGATGCATGGGTTGATTACGTGGATGAACGTGGAATCAAGTTTTGCTACGATGCCACAAAGCGAGTatttgaaaactcgaaaaaagcAGAAATGAAACGAATCTCAAAATGGTCTTGCCAAGGACAGACAATTGTGGATATGTATGCCAGTCTCGGTTATTACACTCTCACATTTCTTGTATCGTGTGAAGCTAAACAAGTTGTAGCAATTGATTGGAATGATGAGATTCTTGAAAGTTTAATCAGAAGTGCACAAGTTAACAATGTTGATGATCGTCTTCTTGTGATACATGGTGATTGTCGTCGAGTGTGCCCTGATCAAACGGCGGATCGAGTATATTTGGGACTTTTACCGTCTTGTCGAGCACATTGGTTGGCAGCCTGTAAAGCATTGAAGCCAGAAGGAGGAATTGTTCATATTAATGAAATTCTTGATATgacagaaaagaaaaagactcctcaaaaaacagaaaaagttgaaaagaagGTAGTAgccgagaaaaagaagaaaccaGCTgacggaaaagaaaaaacagatAAAGATGCTGCaccgaagaaaaagaaggttCTTCGTCAAAA AACCCTTCCTGTGTTATCTGCAGTTCATGAGGACTCCAAGCCAGAAGTTGAATCAACTTCCATTCCAACCGCTCCGGAATCGGATGAGCCATCGGAAAATAATTCAGAGACTAATGGAACAGAAGGTGgacaaaagaagaaaaagtttagCCGCTCAGCATCAATTGTAGAAGAAATGGAAAACCGTGTGCTGCCAGAAGTTAAAATATGGAAAGAGTATGAGAATGAGGGATGGGCCAGATTGACAGATAGACATAGGGAATTCGCAAAGGACTGTGCAGATAG ctgtACTCGTTTCCTAAACAACATTCATTTGTCTGATCTCATGTATTCAGTGACGGTTGTCAATATGATAAGATATGGTGAAGTATCGAAAGGAAAGGAACATATTGTACTGGAGTTGTTGTGCTGTCAACAAGATGCATCAGCAGAACATTTGATTTCTAAAttcacttctgaaaatttgaagtcttga
- the F40F9.3 gene encoding PDZ domain-containing protein (Confirmed by transcript evidence): MEKGAPQNNADEEAKVEVPPPAPKTTSAERAPEKVSAEKAQEQEKSAMGSVPIPPEREKHIKERKTGYEYSIVTINYKPGTKFGLGIKNVFNKSIYVIKVEENSLVSGIFNVADRIIDVDGEPVYDNAKCKGLLVKALKEKKVCTLLIERGITESALKDATNEMNEEHTQSVMAPPDVKSIMRKLEAHNFLRKSPSCESAAAPNPVPSAMTKNKEGKGERKACILEDGHKSVMIRMDNEENRNKLKKVEPKEPPRRLDPKTPPKPAAPEPKPEGK; encoded by the exons atggaaaaaggtgCACCGCAAAACAATGCTGACGAGGAGGCAAAAGTAGAAGTTCCACCTCCAGCTCCGAAAACC ACATCCGCCGAGAGAGCTCCTGAGAAAGTTTCAGCCGAAAAAGCTCAGGAACAAGAGAAATCCGCTATGGGCTCAGTGCCGATTCCGCCAGAAAGAGAGAAACATATTAAAGAAAGAAAGACCGGATACGAGTATTCAATTGTTACAATCAACTACAAGCCTGGAACGAAGTTTGGATTGGGAATCAAGAACGTCTTCAACAAGAGTATCTATGTGATTAAAGTTGAAGAGA ATTCACTTGTCAGTGGAATATTCAACGTGGCTGATCGTATCATTGATGTTGATGGGGAACCAGTGTATGACAATGCAAAATGCAAAGGACTTCTTGTCAAAGCATTGAAAGAGAAGAAAGTTTGCACGTTGTTGATTGAACGAGGAATCACTGAGAGTGCATTGAAGGATGCTACT AACGAGATGAATGAAGAGCACACTCAATCTGTCATGGCCCCACCTGATGTGAAGAGTATCATGCGTAAGCTTGAAGCTCACAATTTCCTTCGTAAATCTCCATCTTGTGAAAGTGCGGCTGCTCCAAATCCAGTTCCCAGTGCAATGACGAAAAATAAAGAAGGCAAAGGAGAGAGAAAGGCGTGTATTTTGGAAGATGGTCACAAATCTGTCATGATTCGTATGGATAACGAGGAGAATCGAAACAAGCTCAAg aaagtggaACCCAAAGAGCCACCGAGAAGACTTGATCCTAAGACTCCACCGAAACCAGCGGCACCTGAACCAAAACCGGAAGGAAAATAA
- the str-188 gene encoding Seven TM Receptor (Predicted), whose translation MVYQLTCTVISLFLNSILICLIWNKSPAQTGKYRWLMMYTACFEIFWGIYDLPAEIIAHSVGSAFIVFRINHPDSILNSELSSWVVLIYTAIFGASMALFASHFVYRYGSIEISFGKKFTSDWKLGIILIFPVVYAIWWAATVRFCFWPNEDLREYTRELIMTTVGQDIENISYVGTRFYIDSVNGTKHFNITAWIGVCQMFFMVGSSMGCVFGFGFMCYLRLSNQISMVSMAVNNLQKQLFYSLVLQTLIPFVLMHIPITIYYLCPMLDMDLDFASVFVASTITLYPAVDPLPSFFVIKSYREAILKFFRKINVASKNTMVVTFTMNSVRNESNVGHTPAIF comes from the exons ATGGTTTACCAACTGACTTGCACCGTTATTTCTTTGTTTCTCAATTCAATTCTCATATGTCTGATCTGGAACAAGTCACCCGCGCAAACAGGAAAATATCGATGGCTCATGATGTACACTGCAtgctttgaaatattttggggAATATACGATTTGCCTGCAGAAATT ATAGCTCACTCCGTTGGTAGTGCATTCATTGTCTTCCGTATAAACCATCCCGACTCGATTCTAAATTCCGAGCTGTCTTCATGGGTGGTTCTGATATACACTGCAATATTCGGTGCATCGATGGCTCTATTTGCATCTCACTTTGTCTATCGTTACGGATCAATTGAAAt CTCGTTTGGCAAAAAGTTCACTTCTGATTGGAAACTCGGTATTATTCTGATATTCCCTGTAGTGTATGCCATCTGGTGGGCGGCAACTGTACGATTCTGCTTTTGGCCCAATGAAGATTTGAGGGAGTATACCAG ggAATTGATTATGACTACAGTCGGACAAGACATTGAGAATATTAGCTATGTTGGAACACGATTTTATATTGATTCGGTGAATggaacaaaacatttcaatataACCGCTTGGATTGGAGTTtgtcaaatgtttttcatgGTG ggatCTTCCATGGGATGTGTATTTGGATTTGGATTCATGTGCTATTTACGTCTTTCAAATCAGATTTCAATGGTCTCGATGGCTGTCAACAATCTCCAAAAGCAACTTTTCTATTCACTTGTTCTTCAAACTCTTATTCCATTTGTTCTCATGCACATTCCAATTACAATTTATTATCTTTGTCCCATGCTCGACATGGATTTGGATTTTGCTAGTGTCTTCGTAGCATCTACAATAACCTTATACCCGGCTGTCGACCCACTGCCAAGTTTTTTCGTAATTAAAAGTTATCGAGAagcaattctgaaattttttcggaaaatcaatGTAGCTTCCAAGAATACAATGGTTGTAACATTTACAATGAATAGCGTTCGAAATGAATCAAACGTTGGCCACACACCTGCtatattttga